acggaattcgtggaaacaaggaagaaattaacttttacttaaaaagttacttaaaaatatctattctcatgtgccggtactgcaaaactttctaacgtgactgtactgacaaagagaggtggcccttcgaaatggctctctctctcgtcacgttttctggcgactagtgcccattccagttagagtatagttcaatgattaaaagaaatttatgtaaagttgcaTGCAAcaagatcagttctgtaaatattaaaaatactgtaatatatgattttttaacataaaattgagtaaaaatattgatttttaaagtaaaaaattacatatgaaattaataaaccgTACGTCCTTTGGATATAAAGAAGACATATGTAGAAATTAGATCGACATAATttccaaatatatataatgaatgCAATTATGATTAATGCATTAATGTATGTATCTATCTATATTCTTATAATTGAATCTGCACCGATCGCAGTcagataatataatacatatacataacatAACGAGACGTCCAAAGTACATCCTTCGAACATCCTGCGGACGGCCGAAATACAGAAACATAAACAGGATATTTCAGGACATAAATCGGCTGTTCGAaggacgtccatgtgttgtgtgggatACTATGTGACACTTTATAGtatgtacttaataaaattttgcaagagATCTGTACGAGATTTTTAAATAGACTACTTCATAATTTTAagctttttttctaaaaaaaaataatctgttttaattaaatttatatttacacatatgcAGTTTCAGACacacgttatataaaatattatgatagtCTAAAAAAATATGACTCACCTCAGATTGATATTCACACAATGTACAGGACACAAAAGTGTCACTCTAACCTGCGAACCGAAATTTTAATTGACAACTGTTCAAATTAggaatagataaaaatattacgtaaagaAACGCAATCTTCTTTCTTAACCTTACCTCCAATAtcgatgaaatataattaacctTTCCTTTTGGTCTCTGGTCTGGATTAGTCTTCACACGAAATCACAATGTCACGTTATCAATAAGCGGGAAACACACACTGTGCTTCCCCTTTAATCGGATATAGTAACATCCATAGTTACAATTGGTACTGACCAATCATAGTTATTTCATTCTTCGGAGAAAACTTGTGATTGGCTAGTTTAAGGTACATAAGAATTACCGTGTAATCCATGATGATGGCCACACTGGCCACAGTCGTGATTGCCGATTTGACAGATTATCTAACCTCAAAAGTCATCAACAACAATATCTCGCTTCGCGAAGCAGAGTGACACTTTTCCTGCTACATTCGTCCGTTTCGtataaaaacgcgtcgaatcaGCCTGATTTCATCAATATCGAAGGTAAGTCACACATCAATCAATAATTTATctgtatttaacaatatatattttgcttgCATTACTTCTCCTACAATATGATAAATATCATAAACATATACTGTGTGAGATTTTTCTTTCTgactaaaaatttgttttaattataaacaattacaaataatataataattcttgattataaataacattttgattgTACATAATTTGATTGCTTCAATGATGAGTGTCTGTTCTTGTCTGTTGCAGTGTTGTGTTTAATTAATCTATCATCTACTACTTGCACCGCCATTCGATCCCAACACCTGAGCAGTATCCTTCacgcattttgtttataatggGAGTACACATACGAGTGATAGCATTCAattcaatatcaatattataacttAGCGGGCTATAAGTGTGATTGATGACTTCTATATATTATGAATTTTGTTGCAGCGACACTGGAAAGTTGATCTTCAAGCCCACACAACCCTCTTTTCCCCATGAGATTTAGAGTATTCGCAACCTcttgatattttgaaaactttgagtTCTAGTAAGTTGTGCACATgtgatctttttataatatatataaaatatttgatttatataattgtctgaatattacaatattttgtgaattttttaaagctcttacgattaataaaaattcaatttacagagcataactgaaaaaatatatataattaatgtgcattacttttgtgtaataaaaaaaagattcgttGAGCATCAACAtcgaatttgtaaaaattatttcatttgtcaagaagcaaaaaattgaatttttttaaatgagcaGTTTATAAAACTGAAGAATATTACTGTTGTTATAGAAAGATAGAAATAGAGGATtgtagaaaattagaaaatgctACCTAATGATAacgttgaattttttataataaaaatttatgggtttttgatataaacatgtatatatatcacATAGTTGTTACATATATGTCCAAGTATCTAGATGAGTCACTACTCATATCAATTTTGCAGCAAAAGAATTTGGAGGATGGAGGTAACGAGAAATTGAAGGCACACCTAACAGAACAGATGTATGAAAATCTTGGAATGGTAATGGTTTTTACAATGGTCAGTGCAGCTCAAGAATGGCTGAACGTACAGTGGGACAAGATAAACCTGAGGAGAGAGGAGACTGCGGCACAAAAACTGAAGGAGGAAAAGGATGGAGAAGGGGTAAGACTAGTTTTCCTCATTGTTCTTTTGAGATTTAAAGATTCTAATaagtaattacataaaatacagTCTGTTATGTAGTTATCACAtttctaaaataagaaaaacgatGAAATTagatttctctttaattttacttttccagAAAATTAGGAACACTTAGTATCTTATTACAacagttacttttttatttgtgtttaaaattttatttgtgtttaaaatattgaatttatttgtgtCTAGAATATTGAAAACACGGGCTAAGACGTTCGAAATATATTCATTCCCCCAGACGACAATCGTAATGGTTTTATAGACTATTTGAGAGAACTCTCGTAACTGTCGAACCTTTTTCAAGCTGGAAAGAGAACTTTGATGAAGAAATGGGCTACACGAAACGGAAAGAATTAGCGGATAGCGAGGGCAAAAAGTTAACAGGCagggtattattttttattttacataaaactattctttcttttaaattttattaataacaaaatcaatatttatcaatattataaagatataacaaattctttattggtaaattttttcattaaaagaaatatatgaagaTATATACAGATGTAAAGAAAAAGtaatgttacgtccagaattctcgaaataagtctctcgggtcggttggcaggtagagacttagagaaataattcgagcgaggtaggaaggacggaacaagcctaatctctcgcacacatgtctccgggcgagtgcgacgagtcgaatgcgtcaggtgagtcagaatgtaggtcaggtgtcgaggatgacgacctatgactctcattcagactcttgcattcgtgtagtccttattttgcgtaaacgaatcgaatcgcttttacgcgggatcggactaagtgcaattttatcggagcgggaattagaggtgattgaagtAAAGAAAAGTGATTGAgactaagaattacaatttattttaacataataaaagaaataaccaattacaatgataggtgatgactaaaataataattattaatgtacaaataatatttttgttagtagaaaacatgtataataaaaagaagaaaaatcttatgttcttaataacaaaaaaaattgtaattataacttaaattctagttggttataagtgtgcatgtgtaggtgtattttatgatcaaggaatttttagttatccaggtaggctttggagcgagtcgaagatttcttcaaattcattgagtactcttcgattcgcttcgatattttcatttactatattctctacctgttcgggagtaaataatgaatcggaatgcgggttttcttggggaaactctagcgcgggggaatatggatcttccggaggtcttcgaacaggtgaatcggaattacgataaaaaaaatcgggggaaggtgtaggaggaaaatctgtaggagaaaaggttgaatcccgaggagaggctaagggttctgcaaaaggatcgaaggtagaagacggtgaccctggtggttgtttaaaatctggttctacatgagatccaggagagtaagagggggaaggataacgacagggggaaaaagagtgtgattcaggggacggatttgagactggcggagatgagtcggtcggttcgtcggaagtactcaaattaattagagcgttaggtaaaacagaaatttttgctcgctgtttgcgtaatttaccgcagagcgacaacgatgcgccaagcctccggagcttcttatttcggcgattccgacagttcttaatggctcttcgagttttatggtcagggactcgcttacgcactaaaatgaatttgagaattgaggctacgttctctctttcttataaagggaaataaaatttatattataacttcttgaaagaagaaaaagggaaagcaaaagaaaaaaaggtttgaattaataaaaggaacagaattcttcgtttccgctggaagcaaagaaaactgcgaattcaatcgaacgggagttcgattgtatccagcagggaataaagagagtcgtggacccaatcgaaagagctcgattgtatcctacgggaaataaaaagagtcgcggacccagtcgaaagagctcgactgtatcctgcgggaaataaagagagtcgtggacccaatcgaaagagctcgattgtatcctacgggaaataaaaagagtcgcggacccaatcgaaagagctcgactgtatcctgcgggaaataaagagagtcgtggacccaatcgaaagagctcgattgtatcctacgggaaataaaaagagtcgcggacccaatcgaaagagctcgactgtatcctgcgggaaataaagagagtcgtggacccaatcgaaagagctcgattgtatcctacgggaaataaaaagagtcgcggacccaattgaaagagctcgactgtatcctgcgggaaataaagagagtcgtggacccaatcgaaagagctcgattgtatcctacgggaaataaaaagagtcgcggacccaatcgaaagagctcgactgtatcctgcgggaaataaagagagtcgtggacccaatcgaaagagctcgattgtatcctacgggaaataaaaagagtcgcggacccaatcgaaagagctcgactgtatcctgcgggaaataaagagagtcgtggacccaatcgaaagagctcgattgtatcctacgggaaataaaaagagtcgcggacccaatcgaaagagctcgattgtatcctacgggaaataaaaggagtcgcggacccaatcgaaagagctcgactgtatcctgcgggaaataaagagagtcgcggacccaatcgaaagagctcgactgtatcctgcgggaaataaagagagtcgtggacccaatcgaaagagctcgattgtatcctacgggaaataaaaagagtcgcggacccaatcgaaagagctcgactgtatcctgcgggaaataaagagactgagagtaatagagggagaaaaggaagggtagtgcaataatactgaatatatgaatgttttgaaaaatataaatcaacaaaacaaatatcttatgagagagagaaggtagtcttatgaagagtaaaaataaaaaaataaaaataatggacggctgagacttactgttgggtgaagtttgaaggtgcgaacgatttagtggttggcagagcggattcagcttacaacggcggacggttggtcgacggttggcactcagagtgttcggatctcacaatgccgcgtcgaatttaagtacggtgaatacgaatccgaacgtcacaaactcggacatataatgtcacggaatgtgcgccggatcgaactagagtgaatcgcgaagcgaaaaatgagcgattgatcagaatgaaaaaaaggtgcggtatgtgcccgtaagtgactgtaaatgattgtaagaaaataagtaagtgcccgtaagtgactgtaaatgattgtaagaaaataagtaagtaagtgctgagtaagtgctcgcgggctccggagctccttccttttatacctgattctgcctatgatttctatgggattttaatccgcaggtgtactgctTCCTATTGTCGTCCGCGCGCTACTTTTTAATTGTACGACAAGTGTTTCatgtcgatggggtcaatcatccgccaaaatcggcacgtgtcaaggatggaccagccgtattgactcgactttagtgtatctgcgcggttaaggtagatcatcttttcgaaattttcggttgcttggctgcatcgatttcgaaagaaaagaattgttactccacaGGACGTAACAGTAACAAgacttctttttatttgttgaaagctggagaactttttaaaatctgaCTTTTATTCTATCTATAAGATATTCTATATTGATATTTTGCGTATCAACTTTGGTGACATAGGTGATGCTGTAAAAGTAGAATGAGACAGTTTGGTCCAAAACCTAGACGATGATGAGGACTATCCAGACGATGATGAGGACGACCCAGACTATGATTCAAATATCTCGGATGATAGTGCCTAAACAAGCTTGATTCAGTAGCCATCAAAGTGATACGtggaacaaattaaatttaaggaatttactgaattattacaaagggaaaaagaaaaatgagtaaaatgtATATCGCATTCTCgcgaaaaaaataatgataaagatggaaaataattcttgtttagggaggaaagaaaattgtattgtttcttatattttttatatgttatctatatgttatttatatgttaattatctatatgt
The DNA window shown above is from Solenopsis invicta isolate M01_SB unplaced genomic scaffold, UNIL_Sinv_3.0 scaffold_257, whole genome shotgun sequence and carries:
- the LOC120356799 gene encoding RWD domain-containing protein 1-like, with the translated sequence MYIYHIVVTYMSKYLDESLLISILQQKNLEDGGNEKLKAHLTEQMYENLGMVMVFTMVSAAQEWLNVQWDKINLRREETAAQKLKEEKDGEGVRLVFLIVLLRFKDSNK